The genomic DNA GTATAGAGCACAACATTCCAACGTGATTCCCTCCCAATATGAGACGTTTGGAAGCGTGGTGAAAAAGCATACGACTCTGATTTTGGAGACGTTGtgctatatttttaaaaaaagacgATAATACAAGTCAACTACCATTGATGAGAGCATCCACATTAGTGTTACTCTGATGATGTTaagttttaattaatactatttttaatgtCAAGACCCTCACTAACTTGTTATTGATTTTTCTCCTCCCATTAGTGGATCCTTAACTATGGGTGTCTAGCCTCTTCTTCCTGCTCTTGATCCCAGAAAGGATTAAGATAGTAATATTCTGGTGAGAGTGACTCAGGTAATGATCATCTTAGTTGAAGAATTCAAGCTTGCTCAGGAAAGAATTCCAAAAGGTCGTCTTTGGTTACCCATACAAAGTCCTCGCAGTTGCTTATGTTGTATTTTGATGCTGCTACTACACTGCAtttgaaacaagaaaaatataagaatcaaaagaaaaaaggaaacaaataaataaaagggaaaattagtacatatgatattatttatattgaaaaaaaaaaagaacactaaATAAAAGATGATGTCTCCTGGAATGGTCGAAGCAGAATCTGTAGCCACTCACTGTTCTTTATCGTTGTCTCCTCCTCAACATTATCCCAATCCCACGTTcgctttatttttttatattttaatttggatttttattatttcatcgACCATAACTCATTGAATACATCCATTTTTTATCGCGATTTTTTAATTCGCTACCAATATATCTTTTTAAGACTTTTCTGAAATATATATGTCGCGACGATAAAGACTATTGAGAGTCTACGTCTTATAATGTTTGTGTAGTGCATGCATCAAACTCTCATTATATACGTATATGCATTTTGAAGTTTTATgctatttatgatattttacgATCTTAATATTTCCAAGGCATTTTGAACGTCAGACCAAGACAAAATGGCTTTACACGTTCGAGACATTACATGATCACCAATTCACCATCATTTCTTTacgaaaatgaaaaaagaactCGAAGACCTATCTGTTTTTGGATCGTATTAGACTTTCGCAAGTTAGTGGATTTTcctattttacttttttttttgtaaacatttgatacattttttcttcttaaaatctgtaaaaaattgATACATTGCTAtctctttgtatttttattcatGATCTACAATTTTAAATGAACCAATAGAAACTGTTTGGAGTTGCACTTAACTGGACCACAATATCTCACACTAAATTAAAACTTGAACCATATCAAAATCTTTTCGGACCGTTGGACCAGTCCCGTCTGGCCAAATTAACCTTCAATATCCCCTCCCCTTATCTTGATAgggttttaaaacaataatagtgACAGATGCATGAAACTAGTTCAAGTGGAAAAAACATCGTGCATTGATATATCTTCATCAATTGCAAGAACATGTCTCAATAAACCCAAAACAAATTCGAAACATTTTTTTCTGAATCATATCTATCAGCATGGGACACTGTGGCTCTTTGTGCCTTTGTATTCAACGCATCCTTCacgattttttttctaactgCATCTCATGTATAGCAACCACCACTTAATTTGAAATCAATCATAGAATTTGATTAATGGTTTCTATAGAACAATGAATTTAATTCACATAAAACGAAAAAACAAGATATATGAATTAGTCGGACAATTCatcaaaacacatatatttCAGAAACAGGTCctaaataaagatatatagcaATTTGATGTATATGATATTATAGAATGGATATGTTTCACCATACGCTTAACATTAAATTTATCAGTCTTGGTTAGCAcaatgattaatgcataattagATTAAGTGTATATGAAGCTTCATGGAAACCCGTACGAGATAGGACGGTCACTAGATTGTACAATCAAAGACCGTAATGTATACTATCCATTCTGATGATTCATCTAAACCGTACGtttataactaattaattttgtgaAATNCTGCATCTACTTTAATTAATCATAGAATTTGATTAATGGTTTCtgtaaaaaaatgaattaattcaaataaaacaaataacaagATATATGAATTAGTCGGACAGTTCACCAAAACACATATATTTCAGAATCAGATCCTAtataaataaagatatatatagcaATTTGAAGTATATGATATTATAGAATGGatatgtttcaactttcaacataCGCTtaacattataaatttttgagtCTTGGTTAGCAcaatgattaatgcataattagATTAAGTGTATATGAAGCTTCATGGAAACCCGTACGAGATAGGACGGTCACTAGATTGTACAATCAAAGACCGTAATGTATACTATCCATTCTGATGATTCATCTAAACCGTACGtttataactaattaattttgtgaAATCGAGAATCTAATCTTGTAAGAAAAACTGTAAGCTTGTTGTCAGAGCAAACATGGACCCATGTTCTCTATGTCCCTAAGATGTGTATCAATCTCAATTCACTTCTTCGTTGcactattttttattaacttttattttctatttttaatctCATTGAGATCTCCATTGCCCCTGCTGCACTCGACATTACAGctcatttttttccttataatgcaatatttaattattttctttattattagtttaactAATCATAAATAGGGTATCTAGAGTTGAAAAACTCTGACTATTATCTAAAGGTATcaatataaagtatatataagctttatttttttctgtcctAAGTATGCATGTATACATGTTCCAACATCCAGATTATATATTGACTAACTTTGAAGCGTGATTGTTTTTACATTGTATTTATGTTTGCATATAAAAGTCACCATTTTTTACAAGTAAACACGTACGTGTTTATATACACTCTTAACCTACCTAAAAGAACACTCATTGCCATACACTAATGCATGTTTGAAACATATTCGACAACAAACATTTCGAAATCATTAAAAAGATGATTACCCTGTTAAGCTACACGTATGTTTTGCccaatagaaatatttttttagttgtgaatttgtgattaaGAATTGGGATGCACATTTCCAAAGTggacattaattattaaatgcCACTAAGAAGAAACCTTGAACATAGTCTAATTCAATTTAAAGTTCATAAGGAAAAGGAACATTAATAGTGACAATAGCTAAGGTCTCTCGACAATGAGACAGTCcgcttttaaaatatataccaaATTGTAATAACGTATGTTGAAATACTATTACAACTTGACCACTATTTATTCAATTTCTCCGTCGTGTCTTTAAATCAATAAGAAACTATTCATTGATACTGGACCAGCCTGTTTGAATCTTGTCCCATCCACAAAtctccaaatatataaataaagaaccTTCAcccctaaaaccaaaaccatcatTAACAACTTCAAAACTTTCTAAGCAAGAGAGTACTGAGAGAAAATCCTATATTCCTTCTATAAGTCcctcaaattattttaaaagaaaaatggcTTTTTGGTCTGCTGAGAATGCTACTAAAGCCTATCTTAGTACATTGAAAACGGTAagagtttatttctttttatatattcgtAAAAATTACATATCTCAGTGTCTTaaccaaatttaattttcttgataATGTCACATTTTGACATATTTCTATCTGAATTTTCAGGATCAAAGGACCAAAGAACCAAACGTTGCCGAATTCATATCAGCTCTAGCTGCCGGCAATAGCGCTAGAAAGATAGCCGTGGCTTGCGCCGGAGCAGCAAACGCCGACATACTCGTTGCCCTAATCGCAGCAGCTAACCAAACACGCGGTCAAGTTGTATGCGTTTTACGTGGTATCGAAGAGCTAATCATATCCAAGAAAATGTCGGAACCATCAGAGATTCATCAGATACAATTTGTAGTCGGAGAGTCTAACGACGACACTCTAATCAATGATCATTTCGGAGAAGCGGATTTCGTCCTCGTCGATTGTAACCTAGAGAACCACCAAGATATCGTTAAAAAGATCCTTAATCACCATGAAGAAAGCGCAAGAACCGGAGGTGGAAGCGGTGTGGCAGTTGTGGTTGGTTATAACGCATTTTCGAGAGGCTCATGGAGGTTTAGCGATGGGAGGAAGACGCAGTTTTTGCCTATAGGAGAAGGGTTGCTTGTCACGAGGGTCAACGATAATCAGAAGATGGTGACGATGAACGATCATCATCGTGACCGTGCGAGGAAGAGTCGGTGGGTAGTGAAGGTTGATAAGTGCACTGGAGAGGAACATgtgtttagggttagggttccACGAGGAGAAGCCATTATAGAAGCTTAAATTCAAACGatcaaatcttatatatatatatatatatattgtttgggTACTTTAGAGCAAAGATCACCTCTGTGATGGTTCAGACGAGTGAAAGTAGTAAGAAGATTAGTTATCATGTATAAGTAATTAAGAAAGTTTTGATTGGTATTGGAGTGTTTTGTGTGGTGAGAAAAGTGATTTCTTTAAGTAAAAGTAaatgactttttgttttgtaagtGTAAATATGAAatgatgttgttttgtttcaaatttatttctgattttggatcttttttttttgttctttcttgggCATATGTGCACGCATTGTTATTCTTCAGATTCTGGATGTTTAGCAAATAAACTATTCAAAGATGCACATGCATGCATACGAAGATGGCATCTGAAACTAATAATATGAAACGAGAATATTAATTGATTAAAGTAAGCGTATGTATTTAGCTGTCTTATACAATATTGTCAGACGTAGACGTATATATTATTGAGGCGTAGTCTAATTTTCTTTgataacattattaaaaaaaaaccaacaaccatgctaaaacatttttttatcgtatttctttttcttatagtcATTTCACCAATACaacctttaaaaacaaaataaaattcgcAATACAATTATAGTTcgtatacaaatatacaatcgTATTTTTGAGTGTGGGATTGAAGTCGAAAATTTAGATGTATATGACCTACTACATCATTATAAGTTCATATCAGTTTTTAAAGGTGTATGATATCCAAATTAATTATCATCAATCTACATTTGAGAAGCCGTAGAAAGCAACTAGGTTTGTAAACAAAGCTAAGAGgcaaaaaatgttttaaattttgtatcaaaCCGACATCTACGGTATGAATATgttagacaaaaataaatacataacaATTTGAAGAGAAGAGTCGTTGGTGACAATGATCCGTTCATTAACGTATGCATTGTCACGATCTGCATATGACCCATAACCTTCCCCTATACTATATCCCCCACGACCACCCCCATCTCTTCCTTATCCATCATCCCCACACCTCATCACTCTCTTAGAAAATGACATATTTTCACTATACATAGTAATATGTCACTATACATAGTTacatacagtagaacctctataaattaatactctttaaattaatactcactataaattaataaattattccGGTTCTGAGTTGGGCCGgtataaaaaatgacacatttcgataaattaataagataataatttttttgaaaatcctatgtaaaaatatggtcccatcaatatcataaattaataatcaaataatgttaatatatatataaatatatatagtgaaatatgattttattgtggaatttatctctaatctttttcattgtcgTCTTCTCAAATCTCATCCAAAAATTGTGAAGAATTCTAAATGTCataattgcttctttatatgTAATTGGTTCCAAAATTACCGCAATATCttattcgacttcatcattaccatgaatgatactagtatcaatttcttctaaactctaaacttctaacatctcttatttttacctaaactctaaacttagcAATTACGATagacaagattataaaataagaaaatactttaaaaatctgaatgataacaaaagtatcttattttgtaatacaagattttcaaaattatgaaaattaaaatctctttataaattaatacaatattaatttatcgataaattaataattattaatttatcgataaattaaaacctctataaattaataaaatttcatggtcccgaccttattaatttatagaggttttactgtacataTACACTAATACacaacaaaaaatttcattaacCAATCAAACATCAAAGCGACCTTTagtgagaagaaaaataaaaaaaaatgtaagaataagattacattaaaaaaaacatttaattttgtgaaattGGACCACTAAAAACAACCCATTTATTAATGGGCCTTTATGCCGATTCccttctttaatgggccttTATGCCGATTCCCTTCTTTAACAAGGCCCATTAATGATCTTCATCACACTCACTAAACTAAACAGAACAAAATTGATTCTCTTCTAAAAGAAAACCCTAAGAAAAACCCTGACGACGTAAACAACCGTTCCTTCGTGATCGGAAAACATGGTGGCTGGTCTAAGAGAGTTCGCACTTAGGTCCGGAGATGGCTCAGGAAAGCCGGTACTTGACGAATCTAGCGGTGAGGAACTTATGCACGTTCAGCCTTCCGTCGCCGTCGCTCTCGGAAACCGTCCCGTTGAGTTTCCCGGAACTCTCTACATCACTTCCAGGTGAATCATTTCTTTACTCAGAAATCTCTACTCCCTTCTTCTCGATCAGAGATAGATAAGTGCGTTGTAGcttaatttggtatttttttttaatttggttttcagGAAATTGATTTGGCTGAGCGATGTAGACATGGCTAAAGGTTATGCTGTTGATTTCTTATCGATATCGCTTCACGCTGTTTCTAGAGACCCTGAGGCTTACTCATCTCCTTGTATATATACTCAGGTATTGATTTTAGACTTGCTATAGCTAAATAAAGGGGGAACTATGTTGTTCTTATTCATTGTGATTAGTTTTGATGATTTCTAGTGTTTGTGATATGTTGTGAGTGCTTCTTTTTGGAATTTGAGAGGATTGTTAAATGGATTCTAAGTTTAATGGTTTTATTATTGAAgattgaagttgaagaagatgaggatgatgatgatgactctgaTACTGAATCCACTGAGGTTTTGGACTTATCAAAGATTAGAGAGATGAGGCTTGTTCCTTCTGACTCTACCCAgtgtgagtttttgttttgagcTATTTGAATCACTATATAACAGTCTTGGATGTTATTAAGGTGATAACATATCCTTTTGTCTTTGTGTATTGAAAGTGGAGACGATGTTTGATGTATTCTGCGAGTGTGCTGAGCTGAATCCTGAACCTGTTGATGGTAAACAACACAAGAATACAGCTTTACTactgtcatattttttttgttactttagCCATTTACTGTTTTTGTCTCATTGCATctttcagaagaagaagaagaagaaagtgggcATAATTGGGTGTTCAGTGCTGATCAGATGGATGTTCGTGGAGGAGGTAATGATTTCATACAACGAGATTGAATTTAAGAGTGTGTTAATGTATTCATCTTTCAATGGTATGAAAGAAATGTGATGTTTTTCTCTGTGTGCGTTTTACAGCAGATGAAGATGCAGAGTGGCAAATATCTCAGAGTCCGACAAGTGTAATTGGTCATTCCAATGGAGATGAAGGTCTTGCTCAGCCTATGCTTGAGGTAATATAAATCATCTgctttcatttgtttttcttcctcttatttgttttcaaaagatTAGCTGGTTTCATTGACTTTTTGTATTCACCCTGCAGCTCCAAATCAATGATCAGAGGTTTGAGGATGCTGAAGAGATGGTTCATGAAAGTGAGACAAAGGATCATCACTAAGACTGTTTGGACAAATGTACTCAGAAAACACATTTGTCTTATTTTAACGATGAATGAGTTGTATTTTGTTAAACGATAATATTGTTGTGTTCTACTACTTTTCAAAAAGTGCCTATTTCAATCTTCCTCGTAAGAAATCATCTCTGATTGAAATTAGATAAAGTAAACTATGATTGCAAGTTGGCTACTTAGAGAAGTCTTGTATAATCGGAAAGTTCTTAAATTGAGAGTAGAGAACGTAATTCTAATATCAATCCTCAAAATCTATTCAATTAAGAAAACACAATAACATAGGTTTCACTACAGCAAAATATTCCTTCAGCCAACTCAACAGGAGAGACGCATGTGAAGTTACGAACCGAGGAAAGAAGATGGTTTCTTAAAGAAATTccaaaaagagaaagcaaaaacagTAGTAGGGTTGTCTAGGAGTCGGCGATGGTGACCTCAACCTCAACACCAGGTTCAATGGTGATGGAAGTGATCTGCTTGACAACATCAGGAGAGCTGAAGAGGTCAATCACACGCTTGTGAACCCTAAGCTCAAACCTGTCCCATGTGTTGGTTCCTGTTACACAACACCAATAGTTAAAAGAGTCTCAGCCAACGTGAAGAGACACTCGCAGTGATAGAGTAGCGAACAATATTGAGCACAATGACATGTTCTAAGACTAAATCCTTAGTTTAATCAAGTAGATGATGAACTAAGGGATGGTTCCGAAAACAAAGCACTTCTAGTGTTTCTCAAGatataaaagatgagatgagcAATAATTATACCTTCACCACAAGGAGCTTTCCTGGTAGTGATCTTAAGCACCTTGGTGGGCATTCTCACTGGTCCCTTAACTCTCAGTCTCTTGTCCTTAGCTCCACGAACCAAGTCAGTGCACACTACATATCATTTgcagaaacagaacacaaacaaTGATTCAGTATTTGATCcaaaatcatcaaattcaaaaatttcaacTTTCAATCCATTCAAATCATCACTGAAGCAAAATCAAAGACCTATTCTGGAATGGTTCCAATACAATGAATCTTACATCTTCTATATGCTACCCTCAAAACTGAATTGCTAAAATCGAAATGATTAGAGGAGAGTGTGATCAAAATTACCTTTTTCCAAGTTCTTAACATTCTTGGAGGAGAGAGTGATCCTAATCTTGTGAATTTGCTCAAGTGGTTCTTCCAAACCAGCCTTAGTTGGCTTCATTGCTTGGTAAGCCATGTTTTCagctcagcttcttcttctgtacaATCACAGACATACGAAACCGATGGATCACATTAACCGAGATACTCAGGTAAACatgtaaaaatacaaaatttggaTGAAGTGAAGAAACCTGAGAGAGACGAACGAAGCTCGACGGCGTATTGCTGCTTTTTTTGCTGCAAGGAAGGAAGGACACGAAAGTTTAACCTAAGAGACGTTTTATggcatatgaaaaaaaaaccctaatttttatgGACTTATTGGGCCCAATCTATGTACGGCCCAATAACTAATAAGAACAGAGTTGTTGTCATGTCGATGCCAGATTTGGAGGATCTGTTAGTTTGAGACTTGACAATATTGCAAATGTGAAGGAATTGTTCGGAAGCTAGATGATAAACGTCATGAGCTACCAATGGGAGGCTTCAGAGAGGCTCACAAGTAATAAATGTAGAAGAGCACTCTCACatacataatcaatgaagagaGTTTTTGTGAAAGTGAGACAAAGGTTTACTTTTTTGTTCACTTATGTAAGCTAAAACAGAGTTGTCACAATATAGTCTTTTGGCATCAGAAAGGTTagatatcaaaaccaaaacgaaaAGAACTAAAACCTTTTAGGAGGTTTTTTCACATTCTTGGAGGAGAGAGTAATCCTGGTCTTGTGGCTCTGCACAAATGGCTCTTCCAAACCAGCCTTTGTGGGCTTCACTGCTTGGTAAGCCATATACTTTTTTCAAATAGTATCTAGTAAACAGTAGACATAAGCAAAACCAACACATAAGCAATTTGACAAAACAGAGTACCAGTTTGGGAACACAAAAGGATTACATAACCTgataaacacaaacacactaAGAGGCACACAATAGACAAGATTTGAGAGATGAGTATGACACTGATAAGAGACACTACTCTCTTATTCGAGCCCctctcattattatttttgtctgCATAATTAGAAAACATTCAGAACAGTAAGCAAACTAAAGAGGCTAATTAACTTAAAATTATTCCAAgtcacaaacacaacaaaaacagcCCCCATAGTCACAAACACACACAGTTCCATcactcttcttctgtttcaagCATCTGGACGATCTGAGTCACTCCGTCTGCGATTTCTTTGCGGATCAAACTGTCTGGCATATCGAATGTCCTTCTTCTCATCGACAATGATTTCCCTCCCTGTGGTTGCGGGTCTACCACATCCAACATTGCTTCAAGCTCATCCACCATGGATCTCTTTGCTCCTCGAACCATTACATCAACTCCCTGATACCAAACAAACACAAGTTTTGTTCTCAACACTCAGTGCCTTAAAACctttttaacttaatataaatctatatgTTATACGATttgaaaaaagcaaaagcattCCCTATACGGTAAGGGCTCACAACTTATTATAGTGTAATTAACTAGATTTAGACTATGACATTACCTCTATGGCATCAACAGTGAGGAGGAGTACAATGATTTTTTCTGAGAATTTCTGGCGCTCCTCTGCATCACGAGCAATCAAGCGACGGTAGCTGAAGTTGTGGAATGAAGCTCTTAGCTCCTTCAGTTTAGTCTTTGCAATAGCAAGATCACGAAGAGCACGCAATGATTTTGAACGACGAATCAAATAAGCTTTGAAGGCCCTCTGGATCATCGCAGCAGCATAGTCAGGTGGCatttccttgtttttccccTTCTTAGCCCTAACAGCTCCATTTCTTCTCGAAAACGCCTTTACAACCACAACCATTCAAAGAAACAACGTAGTAAGTACATCAAGCTTTCGTTAAAAATCACATCCAAAGAAATGTCTCATTAAGTTCCTATGCATAAAACTTTATAATCACTCTGTTTTGCTAACCTTATAACCACCACTCAAACTACATAAAGGTTTCTACTTTTGAAGACACAAAACTCAACCTCAGTTCAAAAGTCATACTTATCGCTATCAAAATAGAACTACTGTTCCCAACCAACTTCATGAGACAATGACTAAAgcagagtaaaaaaaaacgatatttAACTTACCTTCCTGAGGACGATAGCTCCATGTTCTTGcgactcatcttcttcttcttcttcttcttcctcctcttcctcgatGGCTACAACACgagttttctccttcttcttgctcttcttctccttcttctccttgtccTCATGCTTCTTTTTCTCGCATCCAGTAGAAGCCTTGATGATGTAAGTATGCGAAACCTCTCCATTCTCCCTCTCACTCTTCACCTCCGTCGTCCAATTgtaacttttcttcttcttcttcttcttcttctccgcttcAGCAGCAGCAATGGCTTTGGCTTTCGCCTtagccttctccttcttcaaagCAACAAGCTTTAAACTTTCTTCATCCTTCTTCCCTCCTTTAACCTCAGTCGTCCATTTATACTTCCTCTCACCAGGACCTTCAAACTCAGCTTCCCACTTATACTTACTCTCCTTCTTCTCCCCATCCATCTCCGCCTCCACCTTGTACTTCCTCCCCGGTGGTCCTTGAATCTCCGCTTCCCATTTATACTTCTTCTCACCACTACTTCCCTTAATCTCTTTGGTCAATGTATACTTCCTATCACAGTCACGGCTCTTAGGACTAACCAACTTATCAAACTTGGATTCCAAATCAGAAACACGATCACAAAGATACTTGAGAGGATACTCTGGCTCCTCTAGCCTACTACGACGAATCACCTTGTACTTgcaagaagaagacggagattTCTTGATCTGAACCAGATCCGTCACTGTTTCGAATAGATCGAGTGGAGTAGGTGATGAGAAATGGAGTAGATCTTCAACGTCGTCGTCGATGAAGGaaggaaaccctaaaaacaatGAGGAAGGTTCAACAATGGTGGTGGTGAGTGGTGAACACGTGTACGGGTCGATGAGATCGAGTCTATGGAACCAActcatggttttgtttttgtgaactCAACGAATCAGTGGAATAATAAAAAGCTCTTTTGGATTGGTAGTAGTGATGAAGAATGATGGACTTACgagaatatatgaaatttttttttgacaaattcaTTAAAGGCGAAAAAAGAAGGAGACAAACTCTTTGCGTATAACGATgagattgacaaaaaaaagctAAGAAGAACGGTCAGAAACTGGTGGGTCTTTATGGGTAAATTTGACATTTAAACGAAAATCCGGTTTGGTTATTTTCATGCCATTATTATTAACTAAGCTTACTATATTTAGGCTTAGCAATTGAATACTAGTAGTGTTTAATTTCATTAATGGCGTGATATTTTTTGGTTAGGAACTTTCTTTATTCGATGTGTAAATTGGTTTTTGCTAGGGATGAATAGATCAAGGCGGATATTGAAGATAACCAAACCGGGTGTTCAGagagatttttgattttgacCCTGAAACGTGTGAATTATTATTACGTCGACAAGAGAATCTTTTCGGTGGGATTTTACAACCTGGTAAAAGATGGCACGTGGGTCCTTGTCTTTCCCCACACGTGAAGCCACACCAA from Camelina sativa cultivar DH55 chromosome 2, Cs, whole genome shotgun sequence includes the following:
- the LOC104739771 gene encoding BAG family molecular chaperone regulator 7-like, whose product is MSWFHRLDLIDPYTCSPLTTTIVEPSSLFLGFPSFIDDDVEDLLHFSSPTPLDLFETVTDLVQIKKSPSSSCKYKVIRRSRLEEPEYPLKYLCDRVSDLESKFDKLVSPKSRDCDRKYTLTKEIKGSSGEKKYKWEAEIQGPPGRKYKVEAEMDGEKKESKYKWEAEFEGPGERKYKWTTEVKGGKKDEESLKLVALKKEKAKAKAKAIAAAEAEKKKKKKKKSYNWTTEVKSERENGEVSHTYIIKASTGCEKKKHEDKEKKEKKSKKKEKTRVVAIEEEEEEEEEEEDESQEHGAIVLRKAFSRRNGAVRAKKGKNKEMPPDYAAAMIQRAFKAYLIRRSKSLRALRDLAIAKTKLKELRASFHNFSYRRLIARDAEERQKFSEKIIVLLLTVDAIEGVDVMVRGAKRSMVDELEAMLDVVDPQPQGGKSLSMRRRTFDMPDSLIRKEIADGVTQIVQMLETEEE
- the LOC104739746 gene encoding chloride conductance regulatory protein ICln-like isoform X1; the protein is MVAGLREFALRSGDGSGKPVLDESSGEELMHVQPSVAVALGNRPVEFPGTLYITSRKLIWLSDVDMAKGYAVDFLSISLHAVSRDPEAYSSPCIYTQIEVEEDEDDDDDSDTESTEVLDLSKIREMRLVPSDSTQLETMFDVFCECAELNPEPVDEEEEEESGHNWVFSADQMDVRGGADEDAEWQISQSPTSVIGHSNGDEGLAQPMLELQINDQRFEDAEEMVHESETKDHH
- the LOC104739746 gene encoding chloride conductance regulatory protein ICln-like isoform X2, whose amino-acid sequence is MVAGLREFALRSGDGSGKPVLDESSGEELMHVQPSVAVALGNRPVEFPGTLYITSRKLIWLSDVDMAKGYAVDFLSISLHAVSRDPEAYSSPCIYTQIEVEEDEDDDDDSDTESTEVLDLSKIREMRLVPSDSTQLETMFDVFCECAELNPEPVDEEEEEESGHNWVFSADQMDVRGGDEDAEWQISQSPTSVIGHSNGDEGLAQPMLELQINDQRFEDAEEMVHESETKDHH
- the LOC104739736 gene encoding uncharacterized protein LOC104739736, which codes for MAFWSAENATKAYLSTLKTDQRTKEPNVAEFISALAAGNSARKIAVACAGAANADILVALIAAANQTRGQVVCVLRGIEELIISKKMSEPSEIHQIQFVVGESNDDTLINDHFGEADFVLVDCNLENHQDIVKKILNHHEESARTGGGSGVAVVVGYNAFSRGSWRFSDGRKTQFLPIGEGLLVTRVNDNQKMVTMNDHHRDRARKSRWVVKVDKCTGEEHVFRVRVPRGEAIIEA
- the LOC104739761 gene encoding 40S ribosomal protein S20-2 yields the protein MAYQAMKPTKAGLEEPLEQIHKIRITLSSKNVKNLEKVCTDLVRGAKDKRLRVKGPVRMPTKVLKITTRKAPCGEGTNTWDRFELRVHKRVIDLFSSPDVVKQITSITIEPGVEVEVTIADS